One Mauremys mutica isolate MM-2020 ecotype Southern unplaced genomic scaffold, ASM2049712v1 Super-Scaffold_339, whole genome shotgun sequence genomic region harbors:
- the LOC123361625 gene encoding apolipoprotein A-IV-like, translating into MKLFALVLTLAVLAGSQASLLSDEPTPRLEQVREAFWEYVAKATSSTEKTMELIRKSELGQEINSRISHSLVAANSYGTELQKQLPPGAQELVAKLSKDTELLMQKIAGDLQELNQKVQPYTEELQQKVQQSVEELQARLAPYAEGLLEQAEQRAETLRRSLVAGTQELSEKLQQNVEELRSQLGPYTQELSGRLQQHVQEFQQGLEPYVQKLQGSLSQGVQHVRRNLHPYAEDLRQKLNPYAEDLQGRLGSLWASFLQHFQ; encoded by the exons ATGAAGCTTTTTGCCCTCGTCCTGACACTGGCCGTCCTGGCAG GCAGCCAGGCCTCTCTCCTCAGCGATGAGCCCACACCGAGGTTGGAGCAGGTCCGGGAAGCCTTCTGGGAGTACGTGGCCAAAGCCACCAGTTCCACCGAGAAAACCATGGAGCTGATCCGTAAATCGGAGCTGGGCCAAGAGATCAA CAGCCGCATCAGCCACAGCCTGGTGGCTGCCAACAGCTATGGCACagagctgcagaagcagctgcctcCTGGGGCCCAGGAGCTGGTGGCCAAGCTGAGCAAGGACACAGAGCTGCTGATGCAGAAGATTGCAGGGGACCTGCAGGAGCTGAACCAGAAGGTGCAGCCATACACTGAGGAGCTGCAGCAGAAGGTGCAGCAGAGCGTGGAGGAGCTGCAGGCTCGGCTGGCGCCCTATGCCGAGGGGCTGCTGGAGCAGGCAGAGCAGCGAGCTGAGACCCTGCGCCGCAGCTTGGTGGCTGGCACACAAGAGTTGAGCGAGAAGCTGCAGCAGAACGTGGAGGAGCTGCGCAGCCAGCTGGGTCCTTACACCCAGGAGCTGAGCGGGCGGCTGCAGCAGCACGTGCAGGAattccagcaggggctggagccctacGTGCAGAAGCTGCAGGGGAGCCTTAGCCAGGGCGTGCAGCACGTCCGTCGCAACCTGCACCCCTACGCCGAGGACCTGCGCCAGAAGCTCAACCCCTACGCCGAAGACCTGCAGGGGCGGCTGGGCTCCCTCTGGGCTTCCTTCCTGCAGCACTTCCAGTGA
- the LOC123361598 gene encoding apolipoprotein A-IV-like codes for MKLLAAVLFLAVLGAKASPLGEEPRPRLDQVADAIERYLEQLLRTLAELSQKSELAQEIDAWRLTRKISNFLDDLDRKVPPTAKEQLKNLSGQVEESLSGSVRWVWDRMVRPYKTQLHAVLVSYTEGPLEMVEHYSKTLLGSKVSSIIPSRVELQEQLGSYAQELGLQEFEGGLAAYARDLHQKLSPYAEDLHGWLNSRWDALMQCFSEETSGGAS; via the exons GCGCCAAGGCCTCTCCCCTCGGTGAGGAACCCAGGCCAAGGCTGGACCAGGTTGCAGACGCCATCGAACGTTACCTGGAGCAACTTCTCAGAACGCTCGCGGAGCTGAGCCAGAAATCCGAGCTGGCCCAGGAGATCGA TGCATGGAGACTCACTAGGAAAATTTCTAACTTCTTGGATGACCTAGACCGTAAGGTGCCCCCCACGGCCAAGGAGCAGCTGAAGAACCTGAGCGGGCAGGTGGAAGAAAGTTTGTCAGGGTCAGTGCGTTGGGTATGGGATAGGATGGTGCGGCCCTACAAGACGCAGCTGCATGCTGTCCTGGTGTCCTATACCGAGGGGCCACTGGAGATGGTGGAGCACTATAGCAAGACCCTGCTTGGTAGCAAGGTGTCCAGCATCATCCCGTCTAgggtggagctgcaggagcagctgggctcctatgcccaggagctggggctgcaggagttCGAGGGTGGCCTGGCAGCCTACGCCAGGGACCTGCACCAGAAGCTCAGCCCCTATGCTGAGGACTTGCACGGCTGGCTGAACTCCCGCTGGGACGCCCTCATGCAGTGTTTCAGTGAAGAGACCAGTGGGGGTGCCTCATAG